A single region of the Myxococcales bacterium genome encodes:
- a CDS encoding adenosylcobalamin-dependent ribonucleoside-diphosphate reductase encodes MKIARRFTRKNQGPYKGIQFEKRFSVLTNPDGSQIGQTMEAVVPTTWSGIASDILAQRYFRKTGVPQLDKNGKPLKDKSGKPVLGAEKDARQIFDRLAKTWTDWGRRHGYFDRDEDAAAYEDEMAHMLAMQIGAPNSPQWFNTGLYHSYGITGKPQGHCYFDEKSERVVPAGSAYERPQAHACFIQSVEDDLVNQGGIMDLWMREARVFKYGSGTGSNFSRIRGAGEILSGGGRSSGLMSFLKIGDRAAGAIKSGGTTRRAAKMVILDIDHPEIEDFVMWKVREEEKVAALVTGSRLIKARLNAVLKACHVPGGQPSTDPEQNPELWRAIREARQAMIPESYIQRILGFGRQGITAIEFEEYDTDWNNEAYQTVSGQNSNNTVRISNAFLQALEKKADWELRARLDGRVIKKIPAAELWDKVSMAAWASADPGIQFDTTINEWHTCAADGRINASNPCSEYMFLDDTACNLASLNLIKFLKADGEFDLEAFRHACRLWTITLEISVLMASFPSEEMARRSYQYRTLGLGYANLGAMLMCMGLAYDSEEGRQIAAAVTAIMTAEAYATSAEMAAQLGPFPRFAANRDSMLRVIRNHRLAAHHAPAAKYEKLSVKPKGLDPAKCPAALAKAARESWDRALKLGEKHGYRNAQATVLAPTGTIGLVMDCDTTGVEPDYALVKFKKLAGGGYFKIANQAIPLALARLGYPKKQSEAIIAYAVGHQTLIDAPHVNREALLAKGFPADLLDRLEKRLPSAFALEDLFSPFALGKEFLTKKLGLAEAAVQAPGFRVLPALGFTEAQIREAEQYVCGTMTLEGAPHLKPAHLPVFDCANRCGRLGKRFIAVSGHIKMMAAAQPFISGAISKTINLPTEATVANISDAYLDAWRSMLKAVAVYRDGSKLSQVMTAYREEREGDEADATRIVAEIAAKHVLGQRLRLPARCNGYRQKAHVGGHTVYLHTGEYDDGKLGELFLDMHKEGAAFRSLMNCFAIAISLGLQYGVPLDEYVDAFIFTRFEPNGIVEGHPQIKMSTSVIDFIFRDLAIYYLGRHELAHVNGDLPQDDPSDPRPEKVADQVATQVREKAAAGATAAPGNGDAKDQGDNQRISKAKAKGYTGDICPSCGQMTMVRNGTCLKCVTCGETTGCS; translated from the coding sequence ATGAAGATCGCGCGCCGTTTCACCCGGAAGAACCAGGGCCCCTATAAAGGAATTCAGTTCGAAAAACGCTTCAGCGTTCTCACCAATCCCGACGGCAGCCAGATCGGCCAGACGATGGAAGCCGTCGTCCCCACCACCTGGTCGGGAATCGCCAGCGACATCCTGGCGCAACGCTATTTCCGCAAGACCGGCGTGCCGCAACTCGATAAAAACGGCAAGCCGCTGAAAGACAAGAGCGGCAAGCCGGTGCTGGGCGCCGAAAAAGACGCGCGGCAGATCTTCGACCGCCTGGCCAAGACTTGGACCGATTGGGGCCGCCGGCACGGCTATTTCGATCGGGACGAGGACGCCGCCGCCTACGAGGACGAAATGGCGCACATGCTGGCGATGCAGATCGGCGCACCCAACAGTCCGCAGTGGTTCAACACGGGGCTGTATCACTCGTATGGCATCACGGGAAAACCGCAGGGGCACTGCTATTTCGACGAAAAAAGCGAGCGGGTCGTCCCGGCCGGCAGCGCTTACGAACGGCCGCAGGCCCACGCCTGCTTCATCCAGTCGGTCGAGGACGACCTGGTGAACCAGGGCGGCATCATGGATTTGTGGATGCGGGAGGCGCGCGTCTTCAAATACGGCTCGGGCACCGGCAGCAATTTCTCGCGGATTCGCGGTGCCGGCGAAATTCTCAGTGGCGGCGGGCGCAGCAGCGGCCTGATGTCGTTTTTGAAGATCGGCGACCGCGCGGCCGGCGCGATCAAATCCGGCGGGACGACGCGGCGCGCGGCGAAGATGGTGATCCTCGACATCGACCACCCGGAGATCGAGGACTTCGTGATGTGGAAGGTGCGCGAGGAGGAGAAGGTGGCGGCGCTGGTCACCGGCTCGCGGCTGATCAAAGCGCGCCTGAACGCCGTACTCAAGGCTTGCCACGTTCCCGGCGGCCAGCCGTCGACCGATCCCGAGCAGAATCCCGAATTGTGGCGCGCCATCCGCGAGGCGCGGCAGGCGATGATCCCTGAAAGCTACATCCAGCGCATCCTGGGTTTCGGCCGGCAGGGCATCACGGCCATCGAGTTCGAGGAATACGACACCGACTGGAACAACGAGGCCTACCAGACCGTCTCCGGGCAGAATTCCAACAACACCGTCCGCATCTCCAACGCGTTCCTGCAGGCCCTCGAAAAAAAGGCCGACTGGGAATTGCGGGCGCGCCTGGACGGCCGGGTCATCAAGAAGATCCCGGCGGCCGAATTGTGGGATAAGGTCTCCATGGCCGCCTGGGCCAGCGCCGACCCCGGCATCCAGTTCGACACCACGATCAACGAATGGCACACCTGCGCGGCGGACGGCCGGATCAACGCCAGCAACCCGTGCTCGGAGTACATGTTCCTCGACGACACGGCCTGCAACCTGGCCTCGCTCAACCTCATCAAATTCCTGAAAGCGGACGGCGAGTTCGACCTCGAAGCCTTCCGCCACGCCTGCCGGCTGTGGACGATCACCCTGGAAATCTCGGTCCTCATGGCCTCGTTCCCCAGCGAGGAAATGGCTCGGCGCAGCTACCAGTACCGCACGCTCGGCCTCGGCTACGCCAACCTCGGCGCGATGCTGATGTGCATGGGCCTGGCCTACGACAGCGAGGAAGGGCGGCAGATCGCCGCCGCCGTGACCGCGATCATGACGGCCGAGGCCTACGCGACCAGCGCCGAAATGGCCGCCCAACTCGGCCCGTTTCCGCGGTTCGCGGCCAACCGCGACAGCATGCTGCGCGTCATCCGCAATCACCGTCTGGCGGCCCACCACGCGCCGGCGGCGAAATACGAAAAACTTTCGGTTAAACCCAAGGGCCTCGACCCGGCGAAATGTCCGGCCGCCCTGGCGAAAGCGGCGCGGGAAAGCTGGGACCGCGCGCTGAAGCTGGGCGAAAAGCACGGCTACCGCAACGCGCAGGCCACGGTGCTGGCGCCGACCGGCACCATCGGCCTGGTCATGGATTGCGACACGACCGGCGTCGAGCCGGATTACGCGCTGGTGAAGTTCAAGAAACTGGCGGGCGGCGGCTACTTCAAGATCGCCAACCAGGCCATTCCGCTCGCGTTGGCCCGCCTGGGTTATCCGAAAAAGCAGAGCGAGGCGATCATCGCCTACGCCGTCGGCCACCAGACGTTGATCGACGCCCCGCACGTCAACCGCGAGGCGCTGCTGGCGAAAGGGTTCCCCGCCGATCTGCTCGATCGCCTCGAGAAACGCCTGCCGAGCGCCTTCGCGCTGGAAGACCTGTTCAGCCCGTTCGCGCTGGGCAAGGAATTCCTGACGAAAAAACTGGGCCTGGCGGAAGCGGCGGTGCAGGCGCCGGGCTTCCGCGTCCTGCCGGCGCTCGGCTTTACCGAGGCACAAATCCGCGAGGCGGAGCAGTACGTCTGCGGGACGATGACCCTGGAAGGCGCGCCGCATCTGAAGCCCGCGCACCTGCCGGTTTTCGATTGCGCCAATCGCTGCGGTCGCCTCGGCAAACGCTTCATCGCCGTCAGCGGTCACATCAAGATGATGGCCGCCGCCCAGCCGTTCATCTCGGGCGCGATCAGCAAAACGATCAACCTGCCGACCGAGGCCACGGTGGCGAACATATCCGACGCCTACCTCGACGCTTGGCGTTCGATGCTCAAGGCGGTGGCGGTCTACCGCGACGGCAGCAAACTCTCGCAGGTGATGACCGCCTACCGCGAGGAACGCGAAGGCGACGAGGCGGACGCGACCCGGATCGTCGCCGAAATCGCCGCCAAGCACGTGCTGGGCCAGCGGTTGCGGCTGCCGGCGCGGTGCAACGGCTACCGGCAAAAGGCCCACGTCGGCGGGCACACGGTCTACCTGCACACCGGCGAATACGACGACGGCAAATTGGGCGAGTTGTTCCTCGACATGCACAAGGAAGGCGCCGCTTTCCGCAGTTTGATGAACTGCTTCGCCATCGCCATCAGCCTGGGCTTGCAGTACGGCGTGCCGCTCGACGAATACGTCGACGCCTTCATCTTCACGCGCTTCGAGCCCAACGGCATCGTCGAGGGCCACCCGCAGATCAAAATGAGCACGTCGGTCATCGATTTCATTTTCCGCGACCTGGCGATTTACTACCTGGGTCGTCACGAGTTGGCGCACGTCAACGGCGATCTGCCGCAGGACGATCCGAGCGATCCGCGGCCGGAAAAAGTCGCCGACCAGGTGGCCACCCAGGTGCGCGAAAAAGCCGCCGCCGGCGCGACGGCCGCGCCCGGCAACGGCGATGCGAAAGACCAGGGCGACAACCAGCGGATCAGCAAGGCGAAGGCCAAGGGCTACACCGGTGACATCTGCCCGAGCTGCGGCCAGATGACCATGGTGCGCAACGGCACCTGCCTGAAATGCGTCACCTGCGGCGAAACCACCGGCTGTTCCTGA
- a CDS encoding FAD-dependent thymidylate synthase, with protein sequence MAHNHKTEADAILDQQFDVLDHGFIRLVDYLGNDERIVQAARVSYGAGTKTVRMDKALIDYLLRHDHTSPFEQVVFTFHLKMPIFVARQWVRHRTARMNEISGRYSVMSEEFYIPADANIHLQNQENRQGRDETRPASPEVREAIREQMTAHNKTVYANYQEMLSHDISRELARINLPLSLYTEFYWQIDLHNLFRFLRLRLDQHAQLEIREYAKVMARIVKTVTPWAYESFERHILKGCRLSSDEIKAVKNLLAGRETGLSGMAEAEFRAKLRLNDTE encoded by the coding sequence ATGGCCCACAACCATAAAACCGAGGCGGACGCGATCCTCGATCAACAGTTCGACGTACTGGACCACGGTTTTATCCGCCTGGTCGATTACCTGGGCAACGACGAGCGCATCGTGCAGGCCGCGCGCGTTTCGTACGGCGCCGGTACGAAAACCGTGCGCATGGACAAGGCGCTGATCGACTACCTGCTGCGCCACGACCACACCTCGCCGTTCGAACAGGTGGTCTTCACCTTTCACCTCAAGATGCCCATCTTCGTCGCCCGCCAGTGGGTGCGCCACCGCACGGCGCGGATGAACGAAATCAGCGGCCGTTACAGCGTGATGTCCGAGGAGTTCTACATCCCGGCCGACGCGAACATCCATTTGCAGAACCAGGAAAACCGGCAGGGACGCGACGAAACCCGGCCGGCGTCGCCCGAGGTGCGTGAGGCGATTCGCGAACAGATGACCGCGCACAACAAGACGGTTTACGCCAACTACCAGGAAATGCTGTCGCACGACATTTCCCGCGAACTGGCCCGCATCAATCTGCCGCTTTCGCTGTACACCGAGTTCTACTGGCAGATCGACCTGCACAACCTCTTCCGCTTTTTACGGCTGCGCCTCGACCAGCACGCGCAACTGGAAATCCGCGAATACGCCAAGGTGATGGCGCGCATCGTGAAAACCGTGACGCCGTGGGCCTACGAGTCTTTCGAGCGGCATATCCTCAAGGGATGCCGATTGTCCTCCGACGAGATCAAGGCGGTGAAAAATCTGCTGGCCGGTCGCGAAACCGGGTTGTCGGGGATGGCGGAAGCGGAATTTCGCGCCAAGCTCCGGCTGAACGACACCGAGTAA
- a CDS encoding 4Fe-4S binding protein → MIEVEQVWMGEKAPPPAAVDDLFFVQVDPAKCQKCGECQSVCGTGAIQPGDGKDGPRAVVDPAACVHCGQCLYHCPYGAIYENVSFLAAVRKALADPDKVVVAMPAPAVRYALGEAFGLDPGQSVNSKMFAALRRLGFDYVWDNEMTADVTILEEGTELIARLTKQSDKPLPQFTSCCPAWIKFVETYYPDLRPHLSTCKSPIGMLGALAKTYGADVTKQTAEKIYTVSIMPCIAKKYEGLRPEMAASGFRDIDATLHTRELAYLIKSAGIDFAKLPEEAADPALGDATGAATIFCATGGVMEAALRFAFEAVSGQELQNVELTAVRGRQAVRSAAIPIPNGPTVKVGIVHGLENARMLCEEVRAGKSPYHFIEVMNCPGGCVNGAGQPIPPGVRMSGQSLFGRLFAHWNRKLSLRRRSV, encoded by the coding sequence ATGATTGAAGTCGAACAAGTCTGGATGGGTGAAAAGGCGCCGCCGCCGGCGGCCGTCGACGACCTGTTTTTCGTGCAGGTCGATCCGGCGAAATGTCAAAAGTGCGGCGAGTGCCAATCGGTTTGCGGCACCGGAGCGATTCAACCGGGCGACGGCAAGGACGGTCCGCGCGCGGTCGTCGATCCGGCCGCCTGCGTCCATTGCGGACAGTGCCTCTATCACTGTCCGTATGGCGCCATTTACGAAAATGTTTCGTTTCTCGCGGCGGTGAGGAAAGCGTTGGCCGACCCCGACAAGGTCGTTGTCGCCATGCCGGCGCCGGCCGTGCGTTACGCGCTCGGCGAAGCGTTCGGCCTGGACCCCGGCCAATCGGTCAACAGCAAGATGTTCGCCGCTTTGCGCCGGTTGGGCTTCGACTATGTCTGGGACAACGAGATGACCGCCGACGTCACGATTCTCGAGGAAGGCACGGAACTCATCGCGCGATTGACCAAGCAGAGCGACAAACCGCTGCCGCAATTTACCAGTTGTTGCCCAGCCTGGATCAAATTCGTCGAAACCTATTATCCCGATTTGCGGCCGCACCTCTCGACCTGCAAGTCGCCGATCGGCATGCTCGGGGCGCTGGCGAAAACCTATGGCGCGGACGTCACGAAACAGACCGCGGAAAAAATCTATACGGTTTCCATCATGCCCTGCATCGCCAAGAAATATGAGGGATTGCGGCCGGAAATGGCCGCCAGTGGATTCCGCGATATCGACGCGACCCTTCACACGCGCGAACTGGCCTACCTGATCAAATCCGCGGGGATCGACTTCGCGAAGTTGCCCGAGGAAGCCGCCGACCCCGCTCTCGGCGACGCGACGGGCGCCGCCACGATCTTCTGCGCGACCGGCGGCGTCATGGAAGCGGCGTTGCGTTTCGCCTTCGAAGCTGTTTCCGGGCAGGAACTGCAAAACGTCGAATTGACCGCGGTCCGTGGCCGACAGGCGGTTCGTTCCGCGGCCATTCCCATTCCGAACGGTCCGACGGTCAAGGTCGGCATCGTCCACGGTTTGGAAAACGCGCGGATGCTTTGCGAGGAAGTGCGCGCCGGCAAATCACCCTACCACTTCATCGAGGTCATGAATTGTCCGGGCGGTTGCGTCAACGGCGCGGGACAGCCGATTCCGCCGGGAGTGCGAATGTCCGGCCAATCGTTGTTCGGCCGGCTGTTCGCCCATTGGAACCGTAAACTCTCGCTTCGCCGCCGTTCGGTGTAA
- a CDS encoding twin-arginine translocation signal domain-containing protein, with product MSLSQITRRQFLKACGAAVTVAATGVIGIRSAWAATLDYLDRRLAAAYQRDAGMPRRKSQDNPMVKKLYADYLEHPNSHRAHHLLHTNYADRSAALRKVLEKGWKPRS from the coding sequence ATGAGCCTTTCGCAAATCACCAGGCGTCAATTTCTCAAGGCTTGCGGCGCGGCCGTCACCGTGGCCGCGACGGGCGTGATCGGCATCCGTAGCGCGTGGGCCGCCACCCTGGATTATCTGGATCGGCGTTTGGCGGCCGCGTACCAGCGCGACGCCGGCATGCCGCGACGTAAATCCCAGGACAACCCCATGGTTAAAAAGCTCTACGCGGATTATCTCGAGCATCCGAATTCCCACCGGGCGCATCACCTGTTGCATACGAACTACGCGGACCGCTCGGCAGCCTTGCGCAAGGTTCTGGAAAAAGGCTGGAAACCCAGATCCTAG
- a CDS encoding dCMP deaminase family protein, whose product MSRASWHEYFMQIAQDVSTRATCDRLKVGAVIVKDNRILTTGYNGSLPGTPHCDEVGHLLKDGHCVRTIHAEANAVLQAARFGIRLEGSTCYCTFKPCLSCLKLLLGAGVAKIIYREVYGNQKSYFGEAETLAGLNPLQSLTEALAEEAAKG is encoded by the coding sequence ATGTCGCGCGCCAGTTGGCACGAGTACTTCATGCAGATCGCCCAGGACGTCTCGACCCGCGCCACCTGCGACCGGCTCAAGGTCGGCGCGGTGATCGTCAAGGACAATCGCATTCTGACCACCGGCTACAACGGCTCGCTGCCCGGCACGCCGCACTGCGACGAGGTCGGCCATCTGCTCAAGGACGGCCACTGCGTGCGCACGATTCACGCCGAGGCCAACGCCGTGCTGCAAGCCGCCCGCTTCGGCATCCGGCTGGAGGGCTCGACCTGCTACTGCACCTTCAAGCCCTGCCTGTCGTGCCTGAAACTTCTGCTCGGCGCCGGCGTCGCGAAGATCATCTACCGCGAGGTCTACGGCAATCAAAAATCCTATTTCGGCGAGGCGGAAACCCTCGCCGGACTCAATCCGCTGCAATCTCTGACCGAGGCACTGGCGGAAGAGGCGGCCAAGGGCTGA